One Ignavibacterium album JCM 16511 genomic region harbors:
- a CDS encoding biotin--[acetyl-CoA-carboxylase] ligase, with amino-acid sequence MFEIENFDLKLNTDFIGRNFIYVEEIDSTNSFLLDRKNGVNESGTVVLAEKQTKGRGRKDRVWYSSKEQNLTFSILLYKEFKLFEHLNLINFSASLAVANSIENLYQLRTELKWPNDVLINKKKICGILLESSSQGNKIDRVVVGIGVNVNQSMFQGQFNYPPTSIRIEFGREVEREKLLAEILNNFEFYLNKISTESNYITREWKEKCRMIGEKIYVKEGDIIKNGIFDDIDNEGFLLLRTKDGIEKITIGDVSIV; translated from the coding sequence GTGTTTGAAATAGAAAATTTTGACTTAAAGCTTAATACTGATTTCATTGGTAGAAATTTTATTTATGTCGAAGAAATAGATTCGACAAATTCGTTTCTGCTTGATAGAAAAAATGGGGTTAATGAATCTGGCACAGTTGTACTTGCAGAAAAGCAAACTAAAGGACGAGGAAGAAAAGACAGAGTCTGGTACAGTTCAAAAGAACAAAACCTGACCTTCTCAATTTTATTATATAAGGAGTTCAAACTTTTTGAACATCTCAATCTTATTAATTTTTCTGCTTCGCTTGCAGTTGCGAACTCAATCGAAAACTTATATCAACTTCGCACTGAGTTGAAGTGGCCAAATGATGTTCTGATAAATAAGAAAAAAATATGCGGCATTTTACTCGAATCATCATCTCAGGGAAATAAAATTGATAGAGTTGTCGTTGGAATCGGTGTGAATGTTAACCAATCAATGTTTCAGGGGCAATTTAATTATCCTCCAACTTCCATAAGAATTGAATTCGGGCGCGAAGTTGAAAGAGAAAAACTTCTGGCAGAAATCTTAAATAACTTTGAATTTTATCTGAATAAAATTTCAACTGAATCAAATTACATCACTCGTGAATGGAAAGAAAAGTGCAGAATGATTGGAGAGAAAATTTATGTTAAGGAAGGTGATATAATTAAAAATGGAATTTTTGATGATATTGATAATGAAGGATTTCTTTTACTAAGAACTAAAGATGGAATTGAAAAAATAACAATTGGTGATGTCAGCATTGTCTGA
- the accD gene encoding acetyl-CoA carboxylase, carboxyltransferase subunit beta, with product MPWFRRSKQNIAPDTQKRELPDGLWEKCPSCGEIIHKKQLELNLWTCLKCDYHWRIGSKEYISFLLDKNSFKEMDKKMRSADPLEFKDTKKYTERIAEAIKKLDLYDAVRTGTGKIEGRDVALGCMDFEFIGGSMGSVVGEKLARLIDKAYKDKLPTIIISRSGGARMMEGAYSLMQLAKVSARLTKLAEAGIPYISILTDPTTGGTTASYAMLGDIHIAEPKALIGFAGPRVIKQTIGKDLPEGFQRSEFLLEKGFIDFISHRKDLRANLIRVLDLLA from the coding sequence ATGCCGTGGTTTAGAAGATCAAAACAGAATATTGCTCCTGACACTCAAAAGCGTGAGTTGCCTGACGGGCTTTGGGAGAAGTGTCCTTCTTGCGGAGAAATAATTCATAAGAAACAACTCGAACTAAATCTCTGGACTTGTCTCAAATGTGATTATCATTGGCGTATTGGTAGTAAAGAATATATTTCATTTCTCTTAGATAAAAATTCATTTAAAGAAATGGATAAGAAAATGCGCTCAGCAGATCCTCTTGAATTTAAGGATACCAAAAAGTATACAGAAAGAATTGCTGAGGCGATTAAAAAACTTGACCTTTATGATGCTGTTAGAACAGGAACAGGAAAGATTGAGGGAAGAGATGTAGCACTTGGTTGCATGGACTTTGAATTCATTGGTGGAAGTATGGGCTCTGTTGTCGGGGAGAAGTTAGCCAGACTGATTGACAAAGCGTATAAAGATAAACTTCCGACAATAATCATTTCCCGCAGTGGTGGTGCAAGAATGATGGAAGGCGCTTATTCACTTATGCAGCTTGCAAAGGTAAGTGCCAGATTAACCAAACTTGCCGAAGCCGGAATTCCTTATATTTCCATACTTACTGATCCAACTACAGGTGGGACAACTGCGAGTTATGCTATGCTTGGAGACATTCATATTGCTGAGCCAAAAGCTTTAATCGGCTTTGCTGGTCCCCGAGTTATAAAACAAACAATTGGGAAAGATTTGCCCGAAGGTTTTCAGCGCTCAGAATTTCTGCTTGAGAAGGGATTTATTGATTTTATATCTCACAGAAAAGATTTAAGGGCTAATCTGATAAGAGTGCTGGATTTACTTGCGTAG
- a CDS encoding DUF1573 domain-containing protein → MAKKILSLIFVFTFSVFAQLVGPKASAQITEYNFGDIKQGDVVSYDFKIMNNGGDVLKIIDVRASCGCTAAQPDKKELKPGETTTIKVTFNSKGRKGAQIKTVKVITNDPEKSDINFVIRCNILVDENNDKPSGAVLFLPESQFNFGQVKEGTTVSHTFELVNKGTDILNIKDVRTSCGCTAALVSSSELKPGEKGTLKVDLDTKGRQGKMSRTISIMSNDSEQSTKVITIYAEVLKN, encoded by the coding sequence ATGGCTAAAAAAATTTTATCACTCATATTTGTTTTTACATTTAGTGTATTTGCGCAACTCGTAGGTCCTAAAGCAAGCGCACAAATAACTGAATATAATTTCGGTGATATCAAACAAGGTGATGTTGTTTCTTACGACTTCAAAATTATGAATAATGGTGGTGATGTTCTTAAGATAATTGATGTTCGTGCTTCCTGTGGATGCACTGCTGCTCAACCGGATAAAAAAGAATTAAAACCCGGTGAGACTACTACAATCAAAGTTACATTCAACTCAAAAGGTAGAAAAGGTGCCCAGATTAAAACTGTAAAAGTCATTACAAACGACCCTGAGAAAAGTGATATTAATTTTGTAATCCGTTGTAATATATTAGTTGATGAAAATAATGATAAACCATCAGGGGCAGTTTTATTCCTGCCCGAAAGTCAATTTAATTTTGGACAGGTAAAAGAAGGAACAACTGTTTCCCATACATTCGAACTTGTCAATAAAGGTACTGACATACTTAATATTAAAGATGTAAGAACATCCTGTGGATGTACTGCTGCACTTGTTAGCAGTTCAGAATTAAAACCAGGTGAGAAGGGAACTTTGAAAGTTGATCTTGATACGAAAGGAAGACAAGGCAAGATGAGCAGAACAATTTCAATTATGTCGAATGATAGCGAGCAATCTACAAAAGTAATAACAATTTATGCAGAGGTTTTAAAAAACTAA
- the tsaB gene encoding tRNA (adenosine(37)-N6)-threonylcarbamoyltransferase complex dimerization subunit type 1 TsaB, protein MNKENSDSSNMNEILPLLAIETSEKLCGVSFLINETEYYSAKIFLPHSHSEKLFELIETLRDNANLKLNEIKSVAVSSGPGSFTGLRIGMAAAKGIAAGIKIPIIPVPTFEALAFHLSQILPNGQKFIIANKANRDEAYFAKFHVKNNNYIFEEELKILPITEIKIYESEMLFGNIASNPNKIVSPEPEIVGLWALKFGRTNIINDFDFLEPNYIKDFIVKEVKKNG, encoded by the coding sequence ATGAACAAAGAAAATTCAGATTCTTCAAATATGAATGAAATACTACCTTTGCTGGCAATAGAAACTTCTGAAAAATTATGTGGTGTTTCTTTTTTAATAAATGAGACAGAATATTATTCAGCAAAAATTTTTCTGCCCCATTCTCATTCCGAAAAATTATTTGAACTGATAGAAACTCTCAGAGATAATGCAAACCTAAAACTCAATGAAATAAAATCTGTAGCTGTTTCTTCCGGACCTGGTTCATTCACAGGCCTTCGAATAGGAATGGCAGCCGCAAAGGGAATTGCTGCAGGAATTAAAATTCCAATTATTCCTGTTCCTACTTTCGAAGCACTTGCATTTCATCTTTCACAAATTCTTCCTAATGGACAGAAGTTCATTATTGCAAACAAAGCAAACCGTGATGAGGCATACTTTGCAAAGTTTCATGTTAAAAACAATAATTATATATTTGAAGAGGAATTAAAAATATTACCAATTACTGAGATCAAAATATATGAAAGTGAAATGTTATTTGGTAATATAGCTTCTAATCCGAATAAAATAGTTTCCCCCGAACCTGAAATTGTTGGTTTATGGGCTTTAAAATTCGGACGAACAAATATTATTAACGACTTTGATTTCCTTGAACCAAATTACATTAAAGATTTTATTGTGAAGGAGGTTAAGAAAAATGGCTAA
- the tsaE gene encoding tRNA (adenosine(37)-N6)-threonylcarbamoyltransferase complex ATPase subunit type 1 TsaE, with product MDFPCKLISNSEEETRQLALEFLKVLKSGDVVVLNGELGTGKTFFIKKITEALGIHNANSPTFTLVNEYQGKVRIYHFDFYRINKEAELHDIGLEDYLADTEAITFIEWGELFPDVLPQKRFEIKIEEIENEQRKFRFFKYE from the coding sequence ATGGATTTCCCTTGTAAGCTAATCAGTAATTCTGAAGAAGAGACCAGGCAACTTGCTCTGGAATTTCTAAAAGTACTTAAATCAGGTGATGTTGTAGTTTTAAATGGGGAACTTGGAACAGGTAAAACATTTTTCATAAAAAAAATTACTGAAGCATTGGGAATTCATAATGCAAATAGTCCAACATTCACACTTGTAAATGAATATCAGGGTAAAGTCAGAATTTATCACTTTGACTTTTACAGAATTAATAAAGAAGCTGAACTGCATGATATCGGATTAGAAGACTATCTGGCTGATACTGAAGCAATCACATTTATTGAATGGGGAGAATTGTTTCCCGATGTTCTTCCGCAAAAAAGATTTGAAATTAAAATTGAAGAAATTGAAAATGAACAAAGAAAATTCAGATTCTTCAAATATGAATGA
- a CDS encoding response regulator, protein MDKKKILWVDDEIDLLRSHIIFLSEKGYEVDTATNGEDALSMVREKVYDLIFLDEMMAGMGGLETLSKIKEINSALPVVMITKSEEESLMNEAIGGKISDYLTKPVNPSQVLLVCKKILESKKIVGQYAAKDYLQDFNIISQKLLGGLDYEEWIDIYLKLVNWSIELDKHPELGLKETLSDLYKEANKEFSKFVERNYPDWLQSMGKPNVPTLSPEVPEKYLFKNLRDENTSIFYIVIDCLRMDQWQIMEQHLSEYFKIEKNYYYSILPTATPYSRNALFSGLFPADIEKYYPDLWMSGSEDENSMNKYEKDLFKLLLDRKRIKLKNEFKYIKIIDPEVGRNFEQNIYSYKNNQLTAVVVNFLDMIAHGRSDSDILKEIAPDEAAYRSLTNSWFTHSSLLASFKALAKMDKVKLVVTTDHGSIRCMRGAKVLGDREASTNLRFKYGRNLKADNKNAVFVKNASDYKLPKRGVTINYIIAKEDYYFVYPTDYHKYLSYYKDTFQHGGISMEEMILPVITMEPK, encoded by the coding sequence ATGGATAAGAAAAAAATTTTATGGGTTGATGACGAGATTGATTTACTTAGGTCGCACATAATATTCCTTTCTGAAAAAGGATATGAGGTTGATACTGCTACAAACGGTGAAGATGCATTATCAATGGTAAGAGAAAAAGTTTATGATCTGATTTTTCTTGATGAAATGATGGCAGGGATGGGTGGACTTGAAACTCTGAGTAAGATCAAAGAAATTAACTCAGCACTACCTGTTGTAATGATTACAAAATCTGAAGAAGAATCTCTGATGAATGAAGCGATTGGCGGAAAAATTTCTGATTATCTTACCAAGCCGGTTAACCCAAGTCAGGTTTTACTCGTTTGCAAAAAAATTCTTGAGTCAAAAAAAATTGTCGGACAATATGCTGCAAAAGATTATTTGCAGGACTTTAATATTATCTCTCAAAAATTGCTTGGTGGATTAGATTATGAAGAATGGATTGATATTTATTTAAAACTTGTAAACTGGTCAATTGAACTTGACAAACATCCGGAGCTTGGACTCAAAGAAACTCTTTCTGATTTATACAAAGAAGCAAATAAAGAGTTTTCTAAGTTTGTAGAAAGGAACTATCCTGATTGGCTGCAATCAATGGGCAAGCCGAATGTTCCTACTTTAAGTCCTGAAGTTCCTGAAAAATATTTATTCAAAAATTTACGGGATGAAAATACTTCAATCTTTTATATTGTAATAGATTGCCTTCGTATGGATCAATGGCAGATTATGGAGCAGCATTTATCTGAATATTTTAAAATTGAGAAGAATTATTATTATTCAATTCTTCCAACGGCTACACCTTATTCACGAAATGCACTGTTCAGCGGATTGTTCCCGGCAGATATAGAAAAATATTATCCTGATTTATGGATGAGCGGGAGTGAAGATGAAAACAGTATGAATAAATATGAAAAAGATTTATTCAAATTACTTTTAGACAGAAAACGAATTAAACTTAAAAACGAATTCAAATACATAAAAATTATTGATCCTGAAGTAGGAAGAAATTTTGAACAGAACATTTATTCATATAAAAATAATCAACTAACTGCTGTAGTTGTGAACTTTCTGGATATGATTGCTCATGGAAGATCTGATTCTGATATATTAAAAGAAATTGCACCAGATGAAGCTGCTTATCGCTCATTGACAAACAGCTGGTTCACGCATTCATCCCTTCTTGCTTCATTTAAAGCTTTGGCAAAAATGGATAAAGTAAAATTAGTTGTTACCACAGATCACGGAAGTATTCGTTGTATGCGAGGTGCAAAAGTTTTGGGTGACAGAGAAGCTTCTACAAATCTGAGATTTAAATATGGAAGAAACCTGAAAGCTGATAATAAGAATGCAGTATTTGTTAAAAATGCATCCGACTATAAGTTGCCTAAGCGTGGTGTTACAATTAATTATATCATTGCCAAAGAAGATTATTATTTTGTTTATCCGACTGATTATCATAAATATCTATCTTATTACAAGGATACTTTTCAACACGGGGGAATTTCTATGGAGGAAATGATTTTACCTGTGATTACTATGGAGCCAAAGTAA